Proteins from a single region of Paenibacillus sp. BIHB 4019:
- the hslO gene encoding Hsp33 family molecular chaperone HslO, with product MEQRKDFLVRGTAWEGKIRVFAARTTQLVDELQRRHGTLPTATAAIGRTATAGAIMGAMLKGEEKLTIQVKGDGPMGQIVVDANAHGEVRGYTDNPLVLLPSNAQGKLDVAGAVGHSGYIHITKDLGLKEPYRGSVPIVSGELGEDFTYYFAVSEQTPSAVGLGVLVDEDGRVIHAGGFIVQLMPGLTDAEITKLEKALSAMPPVTALLDQGETPEGLLKWVVGDDAVIHESLDLRFQCKCSRERVEQTLISMGESELQQTIEEEGKAEVVCHFCNEAYQFNRTELEQLLDQAKPKPIH from the coding sequence ATGGAGCAAAGGAAAGATTTTTTGGTGCGCGGCACGGCATGGGAAGGCAAAATTCGTGTTTTCGCTGCCCGTACAACGCAGTTGGTCGATGAGCTGCAGCGCCGGCACGGTACACTGCCGACAGCAACGGCGGCGATCGGCAGAACGGCAACAGCCGGAGCTATTATGGGCGCTATGCTGAAGGGCGAAGAAAAGCTGACGATTCAAGTGAAGGGCGATGGCCCAATGGGACAAATTGTTGTTGATGCAAATGCTCATGGAGAAGTGCGAGGCTACACGGACAATCCGCTCGTTCTGCTTCCAAGCAATGCGCAGGGCAAGCTTGATGTTGCAGGTGCAGTAGGCCATAGCGGTTATATTCATATTACAAAGGATCTAGGCCTGAAAGAGCCTTACCGCGGCAGTGTTCCGATTGTTTCCGGCGAGCTGGGCGAAGACTTCACCTATTATTTTGCCGTATCGGAGCAGACGCCTTCCGCAGTTGGGCTCGGCGTGCTGGTCGATGAAGACGGCCGCGTCATCCACGCTGGCGGCTTTATCGTACAGCTGATGCCGGGGCTTACGGATGCGGAAATCACAAAGCTGGAGAAAGCGCTCAGTGCGATGCCTCCTGTCACTGCGCTGCTCGATCAGGGCGAGACGCCAGAAGGGCTGCTCAAATGGGTCGTCGGCGACGATGCTGTCATCCATGAGTCGCTGGATTTGCGTTTTCAATGCAAATGCTCGCGCGAGCGCGTAGAGCAGACTCTGATCAGCATGGGCGAATCGGAATTGCAGCAAACGATTGAAGAAGAAGGAAAAGCAGAGGTCGTATGCCACTTCTGTAATGAAGCTTACCAGTTTAACCGTACTGAGCTGGAGCAATTGCTCGACCAAGCCAAACCGAAGCCGATCCATTAA
- a CDS encoding type III pantothenate kinase, whose protein sequence is MILVIDVGNTNIVLGIYQGKELLHHWRLSTNRSATVDEYGINFHHLFHFAGMRLEQMEGVIISSVVPPLMRTLEQLCMKYLRKKPYIVGPGVKTGLNIRYENPREVGADRIVNSVAGIVKYGSPLIVVDFGTATTFDYIDAAGSYLGGAIVPGIAISTEALYQRAAKLPRIELVKPPSVIGRNPVTSMQAGIIYGYAGQVDGIVRRIRKEFKVSPRVIATGGLAELISSESETIDEVDPLLTLEGLRIIYERNQEG, encoded by the coding sequence TTGATTCTCGTCATTGACGTCGGCAATACGAATATAGTGCTGGGCATTTATCAAGGCAAGGAACTGCTCCATCACTGGAGGCTCAGCACGAATCGTTCCGCTACAGTTGATGAATATGGCATCAACTTTCATCATTTGTTTCATTTTGCCGGCATGCGTTTGGAGCAGATGGAAGGCGTCATTATTTCATCCGTCGTTCCGCCGCTCATGCGGACGCTGGAGCAGCTGTGCATGAAGTATTTGCGCAAGAAACCGTATATCGTCGGCCCAGGCGTGAAGACAGGACTCAATATCCGGTATGAAAACCCTCGCGAGGTCGGTGCTGACCGCATCGTGAATTCGGTGGCGGGCATCGTCAAATATGGCAGCCCGCTTATTGTCGTCGACTTTGGCACCGCAACGACATTTGATTACATTGATGCCGCTGGCAGCTATTTGGGCGGCGCCATTGTGCCGGGCATTGCTATCTCGACAGAGGCGCTTTATCAGCGGGCGGCGAAGCTGCCGCGCATTGAGCTGGTGAAGCCGCCAAGCGTAATCGGCCGCAATCCGGTCACATCTATGCAGGCGGGCATTATATACGGCTATGCTGGACAAGTGGACGGTATCGTGCGGAGAATTCGCAAGGAGTTTAAAGTTTCGCCGCGTGTCATCGCGACGGGCGGCTTGGCTGAGTTAATTAGCTCAGAATCGGAAACGATAGATGAAGTTGATCCGCTTCTGACATTAGAAGGCTTGCGTATTATATATGAACGGAATCAGGAGGGATAG
- the nadC gene encoding carboxylating nicotinate-nucleotide diphosphorylase, with protein MFETTLDGYNEALRAQIRSWLAEDIGSGDVTTAMTIPLGAQAKAVIHVKENGRIAGIPIARLVFETVDRSLVFTAKVEDGQYVEKGTVLAEVEGSIHSLLTGERLALNLMQRMSGVATKTSEFVAALQGLPVRLVDTRKTTPGHRLLEKYAVRVGGGSNHRFGLYDAVMIKDNHIKGAGGIREAVEAARAGIPHTMKIEVETESLEQVDEAIACGADIIMLDNMPQDMMKAAVKQIKQRAPHVIVEASGNVRLDTIHGIAACGVDVISVGGLTYSFQSLDISLDLHAKKGGAMS; from the coding sequence ATGTTTGAGACGACGCTGGACGGCTATAATGAAGCACTGCGTGCGCAAATACGCAGCTGGCTTGCGGAAGATATCGGAAGCGGCGATGTAACGACCGCTATGACGATTCCGCTCGGAGCGCAGGCGAAGGCTGTAATTCATGTAAAGGAAAATGGACGGATTGCCGGCATTCCGATTGCTCGCCTTGTGTTTGAAACCGTTGACCGCTCGCTGGTCTTCACGGCGAAGGTTGAGGATGGCCAGTATGTGGAAAAAGGCACCGTGCTCGCGGAAGTAGAGGGCAGCATCCATAGCCTGCTGACAGGGGAGCGCCTTGCGCTTAATTTAATGCAGCGGATGTCCGGCGTTGCGACGAAGACAAGCGAATTTGTAGCGGCTTTGCAGGGCTTGCCGGTTAGGCTGGTCGACACGCGCAAAACGACGCCAGGCCATCGCCTGCTTGAAAAGTATGCCGTTCGCGTTGGCGGCGGCTCGAACCACCGGTTTGGCTTGTATGATGCCGTTATGATCAAGGATAATCATATTAAGGGCGCAGGCGGTATTCGGGAAGCGGTGGAAGCAGCGCGAGCCGGCATTCCCCATACGATGAAGATCGAAGTGGAGACGGAATCTTTGGAGCAAGTCGATGAGGCGATTGCATGCGGCGCTGATATTATTATGCTCGACAATATGCCGCAAGACATGATGAAGGCAGCTGTCAAGCAAATCAAGCAGCGCGCGCCACATGTTATTGTAGAAGCTTCGGGCAATGTGCGGCTTGATACGATTCACGGCATAGCCGCTTGCGGTGTAGATGTCATTTCGGTAGGAGGCCTTACCTACTCCTTCCAATCGCTTGATATTAGTCTCGACCTTCATGCGAAGAAGGGAGGGGCAATGTCTTGA